One stretch of Nitrospirota bacterium DNA includes these proteins:
- a CDS encoding PilZ domain-containing protein, with amino-acid sequence MKERRRYKRFVVDILDISTTMTFAKNVKIYDISIGGVALKVNKRLDIGSEYDLKIEGKGRILSLRGVVIWSFLSESLVDTSGNIIPVYRAGMKFIPVTNDMKAEIEHFIDTHKKQLHKQVNVSEIKSTRLHVRFTIEDPEMALLSFHERFKVKTIGLGGMLVESEQPIEKEQIFPIEIAFTEDKAIKCSGRIASCNEIPHGDMRRYQIGIEFLDISERNRAVLHEFVRLLDNMERWTAST; translated from the coding sequence ATGAAGGAAAGAAGACGCTATAAACGGTTCGTCGTTGATATTCTGGATATCAGCACGACCATGACATTCGCAAAGAATGTAAAAATTTATGATATCAGTATCGGCGGGGTTGCGCTCAAGGTCAACAAACGATTGGATATCGGTAGTGAATATGACCTGAAAATAGAGGGAAAGGGGAGAATATTATCCCTGAGAGGGGTCGTCATATGGTCTTTCCTGAGCGAAAGCCTGGTCGACACCTCCGGCAATATCATCCCGGTTTACCGGGCGGGAATGAAATTCATCCCTGTCACCAATGACATGAAGGCTGAAATTGAACATTTCATTGACACCCACAAAAAACAGCTGCATAAGCAGGTGAACGTATCTGAGATCAAAAGCACCCGACTGCATGTGCGGTTCACGATCGAAGATCCGGAAATGGCCCTCCTGAGTTTTCACGAGAGGTTCAAAGTGAAAACAATCGGCCTCGGCGGAATGCTTGTGGAAAGTGAGCAGCCGATCGAAAAAGAACAAATATTTCCGATAGAAATCGCGTTTACCGAAGACAAGGCAATCAAATGTAGCGGTCGTATTGCATCATGCAATGAGATACCACATGGGGATATGCGGCGTTACCAGATCGGGATAGAATTTCTTGATATCTCGGAAAGAAACAGGGCTGTCCTGCACGAATTCGTCCGCCTCCTTGACAATATGGAGAGATGGACCGCATCCACATAG
- a CDS encoding GSU3473 family protein translates to MLITVKYRNGRTGKVHAYQLEEMISANKITQFLRSEGWVTIGVDPIRQNGQKNMLSGSADSDKQTLR, encoded by the coding sequence ATGCTCATAACCGTCAAATACAGGAATGGCAGAACCGGAAAGGTTCATGCATACCAGCTTGAGGAGATGATCTCAGCGAATAAGATCACGCAGTTTCTCCGCTCGGAAGGCTGGGTTACTATCGGTGTCGATCCGATAAGGCAGAACGGGCAGAAGAATATGCTGTCAGGAAGTGCAGACTCGGACAAGCAGACCCTGCGATAA
- a CDS encoding ATPase P, with product MITIDIPGYGLLVLEYFVTDFSGTLSEDGKVLHGLREKLNMLSQRLSIHVLTSDTFGKAEAELAGVNCILHVLEGEGHLYQKEQYVFALGPDRVVALGNGNNDAAMLRAAGLGICLCLAEGCSAEALKASRVFVKSPQDAIDLLLFPKRLIATLRV from the coding sequence ATGATTACGATCGATATCCCCGGATACGGACTTCTTGTGCTTGAGTATTTTGTTACCGACTTTTCGGGCACGCTTTCCGAAGACGGGAAAGTGCTGCACGGACTGAGAGAAAAACTGAATATGCTCTCGCAGCGTCTCAGCATCCATGTGCTGACATCGGACACATTCGGGAAGGCAGAAGCCGAACTTGCAGGGGTAAACTGTATCCTGCATGTGCTGGAGGGAGAAGGGCACCTGTACCAGAAAGAGCAATATGTATTCGCACTTGGTCCGGACAGGGTCGTTGCCCTCGGCAACGGCAACAATGACGCCGCCATGCTCAGGGCTGCGGGATTAGGGATTTGCCTCTGTCTCGCAGAAGGCTGTTCGGCTGAAGCCCTTAAAGCTTCACGGGTTTTTGTCAAATCCCCTCAAGACGCAATTGACCTTCTTCTCTTTCCCAAGCGTCTTATCGCAACGCTCAGGGTATGA
- the hcp gene encoding hydroxylamine reductase, translating into MFCYQCEQTAKGQGCTNVGVCGKQPDVAALQDLLVYALKGVSLYAIEGRKLGISDRKANVFTVEALFSTLTNVDFDPQRFVALINTAVQLREDLKKKVGAAGGKIDFPDAPAHFQPEPTLEGMVRQGESVGLHSDDTDPDIRSLKHILLFGIKGVAAYADHAQILGQEDEAVYAFCQEALAAMLRKDLALGDWLNLVLKCGEINLKTMELLDAGNTGTYGHPVPTQVPLGVKKGKAILVSGHDLKDLDAILRQSAGKGIFVYTHGEMLPGHGYPELKKYPHFYGHYGTAWQNQQKEFSEFPGAIVMTTNCLQKPREGYQDNLFTTGLAGWTGVKHIADKNFAPVVEKALSLPGFPEDVNGKSVMVGFGRNTVLGVADQVIEAVKNRDIRHFFLVAGCDGAKAGRNYYTEFVEKVPADCVVLTLACGKFRFFDKDLGNIGGIPRLLDIGQCNDAYSAVQIALALSKALNVGVNELPLSLVLSWYEQKAVAILLTLLYLGIKNIRLGPSLPAFVSPNVLDVLVKQFGIQPITTPDKDLTSILG; encoded by the coding sequence ATGTTTTGTTATCAATGTGAACAGACCGCAAAAGGGCAGGGGTGTACGAATGTCGGGGTATGCGGAAAACAGCCTGACGTTGCAGCGCTTCAGGATCTTCTGGTATATGCACTGAAAGGCGTTTCCCTGTACGCAATCGAGGGAAGGAAACTGGGAATCAGTGACAGGAAAGCAAATGTCTTCACTGTTGAGGCGCTGTTTTCCACTCTGACCAATGTGGATTTTGATCCGCAAAGATTTGTTGCGCTCATCAACACCGCGGTGCAGCTCAGGGAAGACCTTAAGAAGAAGGTCGGCGCAGCAGGAGGGAAAATCGATTTCCCTGATGCACCTGCACATTTTCAGCCAGAACCCACCTTGGAGGGGATGGTAAGACAGGGTGAATCTGTGGGGCTGCACTCAGATGATACCGATCCTGATATCCGCTCCCTCAAGCATATACTTCTGTTCGGGATAAAAGGAGTTGCGGCATATGCAGACCACGCACAGATCCTCGGACAGGAAGATGAGGCAGTCTACGCGTTCTGCCAGGAAGCGCTGGCAGCCATGCTGAGGAAAGACCTCGCGCTCGGGGACTGGCTGAACCTCGTGCTGAAATGCGGAGAAATCAACCTGAAAACCATGGAGCTCCTCGATGCAGGCAATACCGGCACCTATGGACACCCGGTTCCGACACAGGTGCCGCTTGGAGTGAAAAAAGGCAAGGCCATACTCGTCTCAGGGCATGATCTGAAAGACCTCGATGCGATACTCAGGCAGAGCGCAGGAAAGGGGATATTTGTATATACCCATGGAGAAATGCTCCCGGGCCACGGCTATCCTGAACTGAAAAAATACCCCCATTTTTACGGACATTACGGGACCGCGTGGCAGAACCAGCAGAAGGAATTCTCCGAGTTCCCCGGAGCGATTGTCATGACCACGAACTGCCTCCAGAAACCGCGTGAGGGGTATCAGGACAACTTATTCACCACCGGGCTTGCAGGGTGGACAGGGGTGAAACACATCGCAGACAAAAACTTCGCGCCCGTCGTCGAAAAGGCACTCTCACTTCCGGGCTTTCCTGAGGACGTCAACGGCAAGTCGGTTATGGTAGGTTTTGGAAGAAATACCGTGCTTGGCGTTGCGGATCAGGTAATTGAAGCGGTAAAGAACAGGGATATACGGCACTTTTTCCTGGTTGCCGGCTGCGACGGAGCCAAGGCCGGGAGAAACTACTATACCGAATTTGTGGAAAAGGTTCCTGCAGACTGTGTGGTCCTTACCCTCGCCTGCGGGAAGTTCCGTTTCTTTGACAAAGACCTCGGGAACATCGGGGGTATCCCGAGGCTGCTTGACATAGGCCAGTGCAACGATGCGTATTCGGCAGTCCAAATCGCGCTCGCCCTATCGAAGGCACTCAACGTCGGGGTGAATGAGCTCCCCCTTTCGCTCGTGCTCTCCTGGTATGAACAGAAGGCGGTTGCCATTCTTCTTACGCTCCTGTATCTCGGCATAAAGAATATCAGGCTCGGCCCCTCATTGCCGGCCTTCGTGTCGCCGAATGTGCTTGATGTCTTGGTGAAGCAGTTCGGGATTCAACCGATTACCACTCCTGATAAAGATTTGACGTCAATTCTGGGGTAA
- a CDS encoding LysE family transporter has product MGDAISFLISGIILGLAAGISPGPLLTLVISETLKHDRKAGIAVAMAPVLTDLPIVVISLYFLAKIAHSHLLLGAMSIMGACFIGYLAYESITVKGTEPLLPRSEKRSLRKGIITNFLSPHPYLFWIMVGAPTVLRAYAINFMSAVLFISGFYAFLVGSKIAVALIVHTSRPFLNSHQYLFTIRALGVILLVLALIFLKDGLQFLGIL; this is encoded by the coding sequence GTGGGTGACGCGATCTCATTTCTCATATCAGGTATCATCCTTGGTCTTGCTGCAGGCATTTCTCCTGGTCCCCTGCTGACTCTGGTCATATCTGAAACACTGAAACACGACAGGAAAGCCGGCATCGCTGTCGCCATGGCACCGGTCCTGACCGACCTCCCGATAGTGGTCATATCCCTCTATTTCCTCGCGAAAATTGCCCATTCCCATCTTCTCCTTGGCGCCATGTCAATTATGGGAGCGTGTTTCATAGGATATCTGGCATACGAGAGCATTACTGTCAAAGGGACAGAACCCCTGCTCCCCCGGTCGGAAAAAAGATCTCTCCGCAAAGGAATAATTACAAACTTCCTGAGCCCCCATCCCTACCTTTTCTGGATCATGGTAGGGGCTCCGACAGTTCTCAGGGCGTATGCGATCAATTTCATGTCCGCAGTGTTGTTCATATCAGGATTCTATGCCTTTCTGGTGGGATCCAAGATCGCGGTTGCCCTGATCGTGCATACCTCAAGACCTTTTCTCAACAGTCATCAGTACCTTTTCACTATTCGGGCGCTCGGGGTCATTCTCCTCGTGCTTGCGCTGATATTTCTCAAAGACGGGCTGCAATTTCTCGGAATTCTCTGA
- a CDS encoding EamA family transporter, whose translation MKRNADNYRGAGEAGFPHHATFRTNRSGYVFVMFAAVLWACSGSAAKFLFNSGVTPFQLIQLRTTMAAAALLLWIAVRRPSLLRVSRKDLAFFVFLGMSLASAQFTYLYAISRIQVAAAILLQYQAPLFVALYMVAFTRTKITARTLAAMAGALSGCYLVVGAYSMDLLHLNSAGILSGVASAVAFAWYAVQSDIGMRTYSPWTVLCYALVFAACAWNILIPPLQAFTFSYTTVQWWWILFIGIVGTILPFGFYNKGIRLIRPTHASITATLEPITAAFIAYILLGETMELWQVVGAGLVISSIVFLQTGRKSVQKNSIAS comes from the coding sequence ATGAAAAGGAACGCTGACAATTATCGCGGGGCAGGGGAAGCCGGCTTCCCGCATCACGCCACATTCCGCACGAACAGGTCCGGATATGTCTTTGTGATGTTTGCTGCGGTATTGTGGGCATGCTCAGGGTCTGCTGCCAAGTTTCTCTTCAACAGCGGCGTAACCCCTTTCCAGCTCATACAGCTCAGAACCACGATGGCAGCGGCTGCACTCCTGCTGTGGATTGCGGTCCGACGGCCTTCTCTCCTGAGAGTGAGCCGTAAAGACCTTGCCTTTTTTGTCTTCCTCGGGATGAGCCTCGCCAGTGCACAGTTTACGTATCTCTATGCGATCAGCAGGATTCAGGTGGCAGCAGCAATTCTCCTGCAGTACCAGGCACCCCTCTTTGTGGCACTCTATATGGTTGCCTTTACCCGTACGAAGATTACGGCCAGGACTCTTGCTGCAATGGCAGGAGCGCTCTCCGGCTGCTATCTTGTGGTCGGCGCGTACAGCATGGACCTCCTGCATTTGAACAGTGCCGGCATTCTCTCGGGGGTGGCTTCTGCAGTCGCCTTTGCCTGGTACGCCGTGCAGAGTGATATCGGGATGCGGACCTATTCGCCGTGGACCGTTCTCTGCTATGCCCTTGTGTTCGCTGCGTGCGCATGGAACATCCTCATCCCTCCGCTTCAGGCCTTTACCTTCTCCTATACCACTGTGCAATGGTGGTGGATACTGTTTATCGGCATAGTGGGGACTATCCTGCCCTTCGGGTTTTATAACAAAGGGATACGCCTCATCCGGCCGACCCATGCAAGCATTACTGCTACCCTTGAGCCGATTACCGCCGCATTTATTGCGTATATTTTATTGGGCGAAACCATGGAACTGTGGCAGGTTGTTGGCGCGGGCCTCGTCATCTCCTCAATCGTATTTCTCCAGACAGGCCGGAAAAGCGTACAGAAAAATAGCATCGCATCCTGA